ATATTACCTATGGGACCGATATCGAATTGGATTTCAAAATCGCACAGTTCTCCAAAACTAAAGGATCTATAATCGGGACAGGAACAGCCGTTGACTCGGCCAAGAAATTTGGATTAAACAGCACACTAATTTATTCCGAGTACAGTGTGGTCGAATCTATCAATCGCGCGCTAGAAATTGTACGCTTTAAAAGGCATGAAGAACGACACAGGCAACAACTATCAGGGTAGTGTCCCGTCAAGTGGTGTAAATTGTTTGAGTGCAATCACTCTGTGACTTGGGTCATTTATGTAAAACAGACGTCGGTGCCAGTAACTCTTGTTCCTGAGTTCCCGTCAGTCTCGCCATCGACTCTCTGCTAAAGTATCGCCGTGCAACGATCCACTCATCGTTTTGCTCCTGGAGAATGGCTCCACCAAGTCGTATCACGGAATCCCGATTTGGAAAGATGCCAACCACGTCAAAGCGTCGCCGCAGTTCACGGTTTAAACGTTCCAGCGGGTTTGTGGAGCAGATTTGCTTCCAGTGCTCCTTTGGAAATGCCATGTAGGCAAGTACGTCTTCCTCTGCACGTTCTAGGACATCCATCGCCTTCGGAAACTTTCCCTGGAGCTGTTCTACGACAACAGCAAGTTGTTGTTTAGCTGCCTCCTGCGTTGGCTGAGCGAATATCGTCCGGACAATGGACGAGACCATCGCCTGTGACGTCCTGGGTACCTGACTCAAGATGTTACGCATGGTGTGAACTCGGCATCTCTGCCAGGTAGCTCCTGTTAAAGCAGATGCAATGGCACTACGTAGTCCTTCATGGGCATCGCTTATCGCCAACTGAACGCCTCGCAGACCACGTGCAACAAGACTACGGATGAAAGTCAGCCAGAACGAGCCGTCCTCACTGGTACCAATGTCAAATCCCAATACCTCTCTCTCACCGGTGGCTCTCACCCCAATGGCAATCACAAACGCCATACTCTGGACACGTCCGCCCTCACGGACCTTGGGAAACGTCGCATCCAACCACAAATATGGATACGTTCCTTCAAGCGGACGGTTCTTGAAGTCCTGCACAACGTCATCTAGCTCCTTACAGATGCGAGATACTTCACTCTTGCTGATTCCCTGAATCCCCATGGATTCAACCAACTCATCCACCTTGCGGGTACTCACACCATGCACATAGGCCTCTTGAACAACCGATAAAAGCGCCTTCTCAGCTTTTCTCCTGGGTTCCAGAATACTGGGGAAGTAACTCCCTCTACGAAGCTTAGGAATCTGCAGATCAATCGTTCCAACACGAGTGTCCCACTCTCTATCACGGTGTCCATTTCGACTATTACTGCGCTTGTTAGTACGCTCGTAGCGTTCAGCACCGATAAGCGAGCTGACCTCAGCATCCATCACTGCCTGCGTAAGGACTCTCAGACCCTCCTTCAAAAAGTCCACATCACCATCTTCTAATCCGATCTTGCGAATCAACTCCAAAAGTGCGATCTTATCCGTATAAGCCATCGATGTGCCTCCTCTACTGATTGCTCGTCACTTTTAGTAGATTGCACTCGATGGCTTTTTCGTCAAGATCTAACCACTGAATTTACACCACTACTTGAGACTCTAACACTATCAGCTATCATACACTCCGTAAAAGACGGTATTATTTCCACAAACGAGTTAGAACAGATCACAACAGTCAATGATGCAGCTCAAAGGTTTTTACAAATTCCACGAGAAGAGTTAATCGGAAGGCAAATGTCACACGTAACTTCTGTAAAGGAACTGATAGGCCCAGAAGATTTCCAGAACAAAATCGTACAAATCGGAAATTTGAAACTCAACACAAACAAGACGTCCATTTCACAAGGCAACAATAAAGTTGGCAATGTGATTACGTTTCAGGACATCACGGAAATACAGAAAATTGAACAAAAATATCGATTGGAAAACGAAACAAAGGGTTTCACTGCCAAAAACTACTTCCACAATATTGTAGGTTCCAGTCTAATCATACAACGTACTATTGAACAAGCAAAAAAATTTGCACTGTCAGATTCCACCGTCTTAATTCTGGGACAAACAGGTACTGGCAAAGAATTATTTGCTCAAAGTATTCACAATCACAGCAAAAGAAAATCTTTTCCGTTTTTGGCCATCAATTGTGCGGCATTGCCTGAGGCATTATTAGAAAGTGAACTCTTCGGATATGAGGACGGGGCGTTCACCGGTGCATCTAAAAAAGGAAAAAAAGGACTCTTTGAAATCGCGCATAATGGCACTATTTTCTTAGACGAAATCAACTCCATTTCCCCCTACTTCCAGGCAAGATTGTTACGAGTGCTTCAAGAAAAAGAGGTCGTTCGAATTGGTGGAAACAGAGTAATTCCTGTGAACATAAGAGTTATCGCAGCAAGCAACGAGGATTTGTTCAATTTAGTAAAGGCTAATAAATTTCGTCCAGATTTGTACTATCGAATTAACGTCCTGCAACTCGGCCTTCCTTCACTCCGTGATCGATCTGAAGACATCTTTCCACTTACTCAACAGTTTTTGTTACATCAGAATAGCGAGCTGTACCATAAACTAGGTCCTTTCCTGGAACACTTGTGTCAGGAGTTGCAAAAATATCAATTCCCAGGTAATGTAAGAGAACTGTATAACATTCTCGAAAGATTTTCAGTTTTATGCGGATTAAGTGATAACTTCAATTTAGACACTGCCAATCAGATACTAGCAGACTGTATGCAACAGACGTCGCCGATTAATAGAAATACAAAAGTCGAGTTTAATCTTCAAGATGATTACAAAGATACCATGGTAGAAGCCGAGAGGGCTGTCCCGTGAAGCATCTTGAAATGTTTCAAGGTGACAAGTCATCTCTCGCAAAGCACATTGGAATGAGTCGTACAACCCTGTATAGAAAGTTAAAGGATCTTCATATTCGGTAAGTGTGCCGATATCATTTGGGCTAGACATAGACCTACTTTATCACTGATTGATGTGCTCAGGTGCTTATTTATCAAGTAGGATGGGAGCAGGGGCAGGGCCTTTCGCCCCGTCTGATGTGGATTGGGGATTGGCCGCCGCCAACGCCGGGCGGTGGCGGTGCGCGGCCGGATCGGGGCCAATGTGCCGGGCGATGGCAGGACAAATAAGGTCGCACATCTACCCTATTTTCGAATTTTGGCTAGAATCCGCAGATTTAAGACACCAAAAATGCCTTATCTACTGAAAAGCTGCCCGATAAAGGCCAAAACCCGGCGAATAGTGCAGTTTTCATGTCTTATCGGTGCCGGAACACGAGAGAATGTCTTAATAAGACATGCATGCCGCGCGGCGCCCACGCGTGCCATAGCGAGCCACCGTTTCACTCCCCTGTGATACAAGATTGCAGAACGCACACTAGTATGCGCCGTTCCAGCACCGCTCCAGCACCATTCCGCCCCGGCCGCAATCCCCAACACCAGCTCCCGCCCCACAAAGACTACAGCAGCCCGTTTTGCTCGAGCCACGTTTTGGCTACGTCGGCGGCGTTTTTGTGGTCGAGATCGACCTGTTCGTTGAGTTTCTGCATGTCTTCGTCCGTAATTTTACCGGATAGCTTATTGAGGACTGCCTTTAACTCTGGGTGCGCCTTGAGCACGCTGTCGCGGATAATCGGGCACGCGTAATACGGTGGGAACAAGTGCTTGTCGTCCTTGAGGAGCACCAGGTGGTTGGCTGGAATGTTGCCGTCTGTGGAGAATGCGTCGATGACGTCGACGTCACCGCTCACCAGTGCCTTGTACTTCAGTCCAATCTCCATCGACTTCACGGACTTGAAGTCCGTGCCGTATACCTTGTTCATCGCCGACAAGCCGTCCGAGCGCGAAATAAAGTCCTGCTCTGTACCCAAGACTAGGTTTTTCGACTTGGCCGCCATTTGCGAGACGGTGGTGACGCCAAGCTGTTTCGCCTCTTTTTGAGTCATCGCCATGGCATAGGTGTTCTGGAATCCAATCGGGTTCAACCATGTGATATGGTACTTCTGCTCAAACTGCTGCTTCACCGTCTGGAATACCTTATCCGGGTCTGTATTCACTGGGTCGTGCAGGATATTGACTAAGCCGGTTCCGGTATACTCCACGTAGACGTCCACGTCGCCGTTCTTTTCGGCATTCCACAGGACGTTGCTGTCGAGCCAGCGCTTTTTGACGACCTTCAGATTGGTGTCCTTTTGAATCAAATCTGCGAGCATATCTGCCATGATGTCTTGTTCCGTAAAGTTCTTCCCGCCAATCACAATCGTGTTAGACTTTCCGCCGCCGTTTGCGCCCGTTGTGCCGCACCCCGCGAGCGGAATCACAAAAGCGACGACCGACGCCCCCAGTAGCGCCACCTTCCCCATCCGCTTTCCTGCAAACTGA
Above is a genomic segment from Alicyclobacillus acidoterrestris containing:
- a CDS encoding helix-turn-helix domain-containing protein; amino-acid sequence: MFQGDKSSLAKHIGMSRTTLYRKLKDLHIR
- a CDS encoding ABC transporter substrate-binding protein codes for the protein MIDNWREKIRQFAGKRMGKVALLGASVVAFVIPLAGCGTTGANGGGKSNTIVIGGKNFTEQDIMADMLADLIQKDTNLKVVKKRWLDSNVLWNAEKNGDVDVYVEYTGTGLVNILHDPVNTDPDKVFQTVKQQFEQKYHITWLNPIGFQNTYAMAMTQKEAKQLGVTTVSQMAAKSKNLVLGTEQDFISRSDGLSAMNKVYGTDFKSVKSMEIGLKYKALVSGDVDVIDAFSTDGNIPANHLVLLKDDKHLFPPYYACPIIRDSVLKAHPELKAVLNKLSGKITDEDMQKLNEQVDLDHKNAADVAKTWLEQNGLL
- a CDS encoding sigma-54 interaction domain-containing protein produces the protein MHSVKDGIISTNELEQITTVNDAAQRFLQIPREELIGRQMSHVTSVKELIGPEDFQNKIVQIGNLKLNTNKTSISQGNNKVGNVITFQDITEIQKIEQKYRLENETKGFTAKNYFHNIVGSSLIIQRTIEQAKKFALSDSTVLILGQTGTGKELFAQSIHNHSKRKSFPFLAINCAALPEALLESELFGYEDGAFTGASKKGKKGLFEIAHNGTIFLDEINSISPYFQARLLRVLQEKEVVRIGGNRVIPVNIRVIAASNEDLFNLVKANKFRPDLYYRINVLQLGLPSLRDRSEDIFPLTQQFLLHQNSELYHKLGPFLEHLCQELQKYQFPGNVRELYNILERFSVLCGLSDNFNLDTANQILADCMQQTSPINRNTKVEFNLQDDYKDTMVEAERAVP
- a CDS encoding IS256 family transposase; this encodes MAYTDKIALLELIRKIGLEDGDVDFLKEGLRVLTQAVMDAEVSSLIGAERYERTNKRSNSRNGHRDREWDTRVGTIDLQIPKLRRGSYFPSILEPRRKAEKALLSVVQEAYVHGVSTRKVDELVESMGIQGISKSEVSRICKELDDVVQDFKNRPLEGTYPYLWLDATFPKVREGGRVQSMAFVIAIGVRATGEREVLGFDIGTSEDGSFWLTFIRSLVARGLRGVQLAISDAHEGLRSAIASALTGATWQRCRVHTMRNILSQVPRTSQAMVSSIVRTIFAQPTQEAAKQQLAVVVEQLQGKFPKAMDVLERAEEDVLAYMAFPKEHWKQICSTNPLERLNRELRRRFDVVGIFPNRDSVIRLGGAILQEQNDEWIVARRYFSRESMARLTGTQEQELLAPTSVLHK